The sequence below is a genomic window from Tachysurus vachellii isolate PV-2020 chromosome 2, HZAU_Pvac_v1, whole genome shotgun sequence.
CAATAATTTGATTAAGATTATAAGATAGCTTTGGTGCTGATTTACATGGCAGTAGTCAGGCTCGTTATCTCAGCTGACTAACCTGATACGACAAAAGAGCTCCCGGATGTGGCAAAGTAGATATAGACCAATCGCTAAGTTTGAAATGTGACAAACCCAGACATGGTTATAGATTTCTGCAGTAAGTACTCACCTCAATTCCCCATTACAATAATTAATATGTCCAAATAAAGAAATTTTATGTTGTACCTGatgatcacaacacacacaacatttctgcAACTTGTTTAATTTGAAGTCACTTGAATTCTCTGTGAAGCCAGATAATTTATTATAGATCCATTTATAGTGTTTTAAGAAACATGGAACACATTGTGCTGTGATCACTGTATAAGCGCATATTTATCTCAGTATCTCAGTATATGTGCAAATGTTCTCTGGGTTTTTAGAGATAGTGtaaattactgtatatttttaaatcgtcgctgtcgggcggaaacctcgtatgtccaaatttggtcatttCCATATTTTTTCGATGctatatcgatgctattggtcagtcccaacgtgggtctgttatttttacaagttattaaccaatctaaagtcttgaaaaataacttgagcgcaaatctcataactccattggacacttaaACTGTCCACCTCTCCCTCACTCTACGGGAgagctttgcggcatatttctccctaataagagtcgcaacaaatcaacacgtcttctgaggtaaatgtcttcaaaacactgggctcaaagaaaaaaaatcttgccccccgctagttctggtgctcgtctgaggacaggaatttagcgcaagacaatccactgcaacgcggactaaaccctgtgcactgcagataaggtacagcgtttttttcatttcctgaaaaataacggttttggagatatgaggattccgcccgacggAATGTTTCTTTGGATTTTGTTATGCATTGATTGTCCTACTTTTGGCTAGTGTAAATTCACGTGTGGTTTTAATATATATAGACTCTTGAATCTCTTTAGGCCTCATACCCGTTACACCGTTACCTTTTACAGATCTGAACATATTTGGTTACATTTGGGTCACCGCTTAATGAAGATTAAAGGGCATTACGCTAGTATTAAATACTGATGGATACTGTCCGTGTCATTGGAACGGCTAATTCTGTTCTAGCTCCTGGCTGTGGCCCTGCACCTTACATACATTGTGGTTTTTAAAGAGGTGATTTACTGTTGCTCTGGGATTGCCAAGCTATTAATGCACTACAGTACTGTAGTTATGGACTTGCTTTAGCTTCTCTACCTGTTCCATTTGGCTGCATTACAGATTTTGCGTGAAAGACTATCAGCTTGAAGTGACAGTACTGTATAGCCCATTGGTAGTTATTCCTCAGCACCAAAAGCACCTATTTCACACAGAATAAGACATTTGGTTTTATGATTGAGTTTtgtactgtgtttgttttgcttagCCAAGAAGTCAGCTTGGTTGTATGACCTCCTTAAAATACACTGGCCTGGCTGTAGTTTCACTGATATTTAATATGACTTTAATATGGCGCTTCTATTCTAGATAAAAACAAGCTAGTGTTTGTGACAGAACTCCCTCTATGTTGTGTTAGAAGATTAGGAACttgcataaataaaataggGCAAATTTAAAGGAATAAACCTGTGTTGGAATTGATAAAATCGGGAatgttaaagcttttttttgttgtttgtttgttttttggacaTATGGACATTTTGAGAGAGAATTATTGTGAGTAAGTGATAAATGTGAAACTCCGTAGACAGGTTATTTACAAACATTGTTCGCTTGTGTCCTTTATTGTGGCTTGATTAATCAGACTGTTGCTGATATACCTGGCTAGGAGACTAACACAAACTAACACTTGACACAAAATGTCGACAAATATTTAAGTTTAGGTTTAGAGGAGCAGTTCAGTCCACCAGGTGTGCAGTGCTACTTGCAAATTCTTTACTTGCTACTTTATTACACAGCAGGATGTCTGTTGGTGTCTGAAAATGTTGCCTACCCAGGCAGCTCACTGTTTAGATTATAAAGGTTTGACTGTGGACGGTAGGAGCAGGAGGAATTCTGAAGACTGCCTAAAAATCATGTCAGTATGCCTCAAAGTGTAATAAAGGTGACCCATTGCCTTGGTAAACAATGTGGCTTGGTAAACAATTCTTTAAGGCAGAAATCCAGGACAACGTATTTGTTTATCTGGTTCAATCTTCAGCACATGAAAACAGACTGGAACAGATGACAACTGCTGTACAGTCATCAAATGTCATCTATTCAGTATACTActgcatttaaaatgacaatgGCAACCAGAAGTGCAGCTATGCCTAAATACCTTGGATTCAATAAGGACAAAATGCAAGTCATGTTGGTAATTTGCAGCTACAGGacataatacattttaagaGCTCTGTTAAGagtgtatgcatttttttttaaatttttctcTTGTTCTGTCATCTTGTGTTTCCTAAGTGCTGCAAACTCATGTCCATCCAGTCCTCGAGGAGCAGGACTGTCCAGTTACAGAGTAGGACGTGGGCTCACAGCCGAGCTCATAGGGGACAACTCGCAGTCTGAAAACGACAAAGAAGCCTCTGGAGGAGACAGTCCGAAGGTATGACCATTCAGAATCAAACTTCTTGGTTAAGTTTGACCAGCTGTAAAAGATTAGTACTTGGTCTCACAGATTGTGGATGATGTCTTGTGCACACAGACAAATCCAGAGACTAACATTTGCATGTTTGAGTAATAAATTTAGAGATATTCGTATGAATTTCCAGAAAAATGGGGGGTTTTGGACAAAGATTTCTCACTCCCTGAATATTTTATTGATGACAAACTTGACACCATTGACAAGACTTTTGGTTGTGATTGATTGCTGTACTCATGGTTGCCGCATGTGACTCGAGGGCCTTCGCTGAATGAATGTCATGGTGTAGCCAGATGACGCGTATTGGCTCAAATCTCCGGCAATGATGATAAATTGCACGCTCCTTCAAATATTGCAGCATTTGCTTGGTTCAACTCCTTACTTCAAACCGCATTCTAACAAACACTCCTAGTTTTCAGCAATAATCTGATCAGTTGAGGTGAAACAGATTTCTTATAAATTTTCAATACAGCAAATAAAAGCCATAGCCCGAGTGTGATAGTTTCTACTGATTTAAACTATTCAGAGTTACAGTACAATAACTGAAAATGACAGTGTTGGCTTGATATACATTCAGAACTTTAATATcatataaagaaacaaaatgaagctTTCTCTGGTGTCactctgggttgtctgacttttATTTGTTGTGAGCTAGCAGTGCTTTCAGTCACAAAGCTCTATCTAGCCTTAGATGTGTTTTTGAACCTTGCACTTTTCCACTACCAGATATGAAGTTCCCAATCGCCATGGTGATTTCTCTAGCCTGGATTGAATTACACTGTAAGGTTTCGTTTCACCAATCAATGCCCATGAGTCTCTTAACTTGTCAGGATGCCAAAATGCTCCTATACGCTTGACTGTGGTAAGATCTGGCATTCACCATAGGCATGCTGTTTGTCTTTAGCTAGTACACCAATGTGGCCTGTAAAAAAAGAAGTTGCTTAGCAGAAACCCCTTTTGGCATTCCTGATTGACTATAAAGAGAAAGTGTAGAGAAGCTTGTGTGCAAGgttaatttcatttcacttaATTATAAGCAGTATAGTATAACAAATAGCCTGTTTCTTATTCTGCCTATTGATTGCATACATACATGTCACAGATTTAAGTTCCCTGcagctttaaacatttaatgatCCAGTTTTAAACATAATCTGGTTTTGCCTCATACAGAATCAGATGTACAATTAcgtcatttctttttaaaggttTCACACTGCAGTAACTCACTGGATACTTGTTCATAAACAATATAATCTGCAATATTGGAGTTTTCAGCCGAGCTCTGATGCAATTTGTCTGCTTTCATAGAAAAATGTCATAATGAAATTTGCAATTGCATCATTGGATTCATCAAATAATACAAAGCTGTTTACCACATGGTGTGCATTAGAATGCAGTGTTTCTGCAGCAGAACCGTGTACAGGCACCTTGAGACACAGAGACTAATGCAAAATTCATTCTAATTACTCCCTGctttaaaatatgatttttgtgtgtgtacaacaGGATGACTCCAAACCACCCTATTCGTATGCCCAACTGATCGTCCAAGCGATTACCATGGCTCCAGATAAACAGCTCACTCTGAATGGAATTTACACCCACATCACTAAAAACTACCCATACTACAGAACTGCAGACAAGGGCTGGCAGGTTAGCATTTACTGACCTTTTGAAGTGTCTTTTAAAATGTGATGTTCACTTTTGTTGTTCAGAAGAGTACAGATAACACTTTAATTGTctcctcttttgttttctttttctacccaGAATTCTATTCGCCACAATCTGTCCTTAAACCGCTACTTTATCAAAGTGCCCAGATCTCAAGAAGAGCCTGGCAAAGGCTCGTTCTGGAGGATAGACCCCTCCACAGAGGAAAAGCTGATGGATCAGGCTTTTCGTAAAAGAAGGCCTCGTGGTGTTCCCTGCTTCAGGACCCCACTTGGCCCGCAGTCCTCCCGGTATTTAAAGCCACAGGCCTCTGAAGCTCAGTCTTCTTTTATCATgaattaaaatgctttattttatttcacggcATCTTATTTTCAATATTGTCTGTTCCAGGAGTGCCCCAGCCTCTCCTAACCACACGGGGGTGCTGTCAGCCCATTCTAGTGGTGTACAGACTCCAGACAGCCTGTCACGAGAAGGCTCTCCTGTTCCCACTGACCCCGATCCTTCCCCTGCCTCTGCTTCTACTCCAGCTGTTGCAGTTCAGCCCAAACTAGCAGTCATCCAAGAGGCTCGATTTGCACAGAACACACCAGGTATGTCTGAAGCAATGAGTAGAAATAGCCAAAACAGTTTTTTCTGACTATATTCTTCGTCTTGCATGTCTACTATAAGAAAATGTATTTCCTTTAACCTTTGTGGAAATTTTATCAACTTGCCTCGGCTTtctgcaaataataatataatgggTAAATACACAGGTTTCCTAAATGTGGCTGTAAAAATAGCTATGAATAAAAGCAGGTATAAAGATAGAGACACATCTAAGAGGAAAGTCATCACTTACAGGATGACTGGCATGGTATGGAATATAATGTGCTTGGGATATGAATCTGTTGCACCATGCACAAATGAAGACATCACACACTTAGTCACACAAGCCGGCAATTTAGTGTAGCTATGTTGATACAACTCTAGGGGACACAGCAAAAACATGTACTGAAACTCCTGAGAGATCAGATAATCTTAGGTGTGAGGTTGCAACACTGTCATAGTATTGGATGGTGTTGTTATCGATAGTCCCcctttttcctgtttgtaataaaaaaaggcagCAGATGATGAAAAcagtttggattttattttgtcaagtaTTAAACAAGGTTAGAGGTTATTAGGCAGTTTTGTTCCAATTTGAAGCATAGAGCTCAAGTTGATGCTGCTTCTCTCACAGGCTCTCCAGTCTCCAGCCAGCCTGTGCTGATCACTGTCCAGCAGCAGCTCCCGCAGAGCCTCAAACCAGTGAGCTACGCCGTGGCTGCACCAGTCACCACATCCACCTCCCAGCAGCCTATCATGCAGACCCTCCATGTGGTGCACCAGATCCCTGCCGTCTCAGTGACTGCCGTTACAGGTTTCGCTACAGCCAATGCGCGCAAAGCAGAAGAGAAAATTGTGTGCAAAACAGAACCACAAGAGAATGGGGATCACAAAGAGGTCAAAGGTGAGCACTTGAATTTTGACATCACGTTTCATGTAAATTGGCATTCAAATTGTTTTTAAGTGCTAAACAATGCAAGTTCCATCACttcctctatttttttctttcccagtGAAAGTAGAACCTGTGCCTGCCATCACAACTGCCTCTATAGGTGCAGCTACTCGTGTCCTTCAGACATCTGCAGCCACTCCCATACAGACAGTTACTATAGTGCAGCAGGCACCACTGGGACAGCATCAGCTTCCTGTTAAGGCCATCACACAAAACGGCACACATGTTGTGGCTGCCATTCAAGGATCAACAAACACTGGTAAGGAACCTCCACATGTTTAAAAAAGCtgtttaaaacattaattactACAAAAGACACATTGTGTTTTGGATGGAAAAATCTCTGCACATACTCAGATATTGGCTCTGAAAAATCATGAACcaagctgttttttgttttaaataatctcTCTCAATCAAGTATGTTCTAGCCTTTTAAACTCTGATTACATCCCAAAGTGAAAAGTGAGCGGTTCTTATGGTCTTACCATTTTAGCTTGGTACATAGCTGTAACATCTTCATCAAATAAGAGAACCTGTTCACATCTTTAGGCGGACTGAATGTTTTCACTGCTGTTTGTTAAACTGGCTAATTACACAGCATGATCACTGCAGGTGAACAGCCTAGgaaagattaacaaaaaaaacagtttgcatcattttgttaaaataacaGATGCTAAACAGGTATTATTGGCAGAAACTCTTAAAGAAAATAACATATTTATCATTAGATGCTCTGACCaacatttgaattattttctttgcttGAGGATATGCCTGAGCACTTGGAGAAAGGAGTAATATTACACACAGCTGGTAGTGAGAATAGATTTACATGATTACTACCTCAACTATGAGCTCTGTGTTTAGAACCATTGACTGAAAATGTTCTTTACAAAATCTGATGGAAAGTACTGCGAAATAATAATCAGTTTCTCCAGGGTTTTGCAATCAGAGAAATGAAAGCAAATTCAAGCAAACGccacaatatttaaatatacagtttcACATCATAACAGAAATTCACTAAACAAAAAGCAATCATAAAGTCAGTACATGTGTCCTTACTGGCAGGAGCTTACAAGAAGAATCATGTGCTTGCAGTTTCATCGATTTAAgtagggttgttttttttttttttgtttgttttttttgtttgtttgtttgttttttacaatcGCAAAAAAATGCTCAACCCTGGAGGgagtgtataataaaaaatggcACATCATAAAAATATGgacatttttaactttttgatttttgaaaatttatttttctgtttatattgttttctgtttcgCCCAGTAGCCAGTCCTCTTCACATGCTGGCCACTCATGCCTCTGCATCAGCTTGTTTGCCCACCAAAAGGCAGAACGGTGACCAGTCCGAGCAGCCTGACCCCAAACGGCTCAAGGCTGATAATGGAGGGGACACGGGGGCCGTTCCCGCCGCAGCAGAGAGGGACACCACCAAT
It includes:
- the foxk2a gene encoding forkhead box protein K2 isoform X1 → MAGTSGSAVARLEGREFEYLMKKRSVTIGRNSSQGSVDVSMGHSSFISRRHLEIFTAGEDGAGGGDFYLRCLGKNGVFVDGVFQRRGAPPLQLPRVCTFRFPSTNIKITFTALSSNKKDKKNAAESPVKAVQPQISPLTINIPDNIAHLMSPLPSPTGTISAANSCPSSPRGAGLSSYRVGRGLTAELIGDNSQSENDKEASGGDSPKDDSKPPYSYAQLIVQAITMAPDKQLTLNGIYTHITKNYPYYRTADKGWQNSIRHNLSLNRYFIKVPRSQEEPGKGSFWRIDPSTEEKLMDQAFRKRRPRGVPCFRTPLGPQSSRSAPASPNHTGVLSAHSSGVQTPDSLSREGSPVPTDPDPSPASASTPAVAVQPKLAVIQEARFAQNTPGSPVSSQPVLITVQQQLPQSLKPVSYAVAAPVTTSTSQQPIMQTLHVVHQIPAVSVTAVTGFATANARKAEEKIVCKTEPQENGDHKEVKVKVEPVPAITTASIGAATRVLQTSAATPIQTVTIVQQAPLGQHQLPVKAITQNGTHVVAAIQGSTNTVASPLHMLATHASASACLPTKRQNGDQSEQPDPKRLKADNGGDTGAVPAAAERDTTN
- the foxk2a gene encoding forkhead box protein K2 isoform X2; its protein translation is MAGTSGSAVARLEGREFEYLMKKRSVTIGRNSSQGSVDVSMGHSSFISRRHLEIFTAGEDGAGGGDFYLRCLGKNGVFVDGVFQRRGAPPLQLPRVCTFRFPSTNIKITFTALSSNKKDKKNAAESPVKAVQPQISPLTINIPDNIAHLMSPLPSPTGTISAANSCPSSPRGAGLSSYRVGRGLTAELIGDNSQSENDKEASGGDSPKDDSKPPYSYAQLIVQAITMAPDKQLTLNGIYTHITKNYPYYRTADKGWQNSIRHNLSLNRYFIKVPRSQEEPGKGSFWRIDPSTEEKLMDQAFRKRRPRGVPCFRTPLGPQSSRSAPASPNHTGVLSAHSSGVQTPDSLSREGSPVPTDPDPSPASASTPAVAVQPKLAVIQEARFAQNTPGSPVSSQPVLITVQQQLPQSLKPVSYAVAAPVTTSTSQQPIMQTLHVVHQIPAVSVTAVTGFATANARKAEEKIVCKTEPQENGDHKEVKVKVEPVPAITTASIGAATRVLQTSAATPIQTVTIVQQAPLGQHQLPVKAITQNGTHVVAAIQGSTNTASPLHMLATHASASACLPTKRQNGDQSEQPDPKRLKADNGGDTGAVPAAAERDTTN